From the genome of Clavelina lepadiformis chromosome 2, kaClaLepa1.1, whole genome shotgun sequence:
GCTTTACCACCGTTGGGTGACGATACATTGCGTGCCAGAAACAATTCACTCCGACCAGGGCCGGaattttgaaagcattttttttcaagagcTCTCACGGTTAATGGgctgcaaaaaaacaagaacCAGCCCGTATCACGCAATGGGAAACGGTGCTGTGGAAAGAAACAATCAGACCATAAttgcgattttaaaaaattatgttgAGGTTGACCCAACTTCTTGGGATGACGcgctcttcttggttaatgcTACTTACAATTCAAGTGTTCACGAGGAAACTGGAGTTTCTCCTCATTACTTGCTCACTGGAAATAATCTTAGGTTGCCTGCAGATCTTGTTAGTAAGGCACCAATTTTTACTCCAAAGTGTGAAGACATCCTTCATCTTCAAGATCGAATGAAATTGGTTCACCAAACAGTTCAATCAAGGTTGGAACAACGTAGGTTTCAAATGAAGAAGCGTTACGACAGGCCCCtaagttgttaaaaaaagttattccTCCTGCAAACTGTTTGATAGAAAATCGCAAAGAAGGTGTGAGCGAGAATGAAGGGCAAAATTCTTGCTCAACAGATAGGACAAAAACCGCCATCACTTTCGTGCATGCTGCAGTCTGGAACCGGAAATAACGGCTACTACAATTATCAGCTGCGACCAGGGGTGTACATAGTGCCGGAAAATATTCAGAACGCAGTTCAAAATAACAGTTTAGTAACCGATGATGTTTTACATTCTCCAAACCTTCCACAACGCATTAAACGTAGACCTTGTTTTTACCCAGATATTGAAAGGGAAAATATGATAATAGACGCATCTTTTCACTTCACTCACGCACGTATATGTAGTTATTAAtagcaaatttttgtgtttttgtgtttgtgtttttatacATGTTTTTATACTgagattatatatttttatattgttatattcttttgtttatactaagattttacattttaagtGTGTCACTACTTGTGGTTTGAGTGTCTATTTAAGTGATCGttcgtttttgtgaatttcggaactttccggtcaggggggatcgatttcaaggtcaccatcgtgaagaggaggaaatcttctttaagaatctgcaataaaaaagtgacacatcttccgacaacactcagcagaatttacgtgaaacatttaataaatacggtattctgtacgttttgggggtactatcgcatttcttagtacctgtcgcgtttttgtgaatttcggaactttccggtcaggggggatcgatttcaaggtcaccatcgtgaagaggaggaaatcttctttaagaatctgcaataaaaaagtgacacatcttccgacaacactcagcagaatttacgtgaaacatttaataaatacggtattctgtacgttttgggggtactatcgcatttcttagtacctgtcgcgtttttgtgaatttcggaactttccggtcaggggggatcgatttcaaggtcaccatcgtgaagaggaggaaatcttctttaagaatctgcaataaaaaagtgacacatcttccgacaacactcagcagaatttacgtgaaacatttaataaatacggtattctgtacgttttgggggtactatcgcatttcttagtacctgtcgcgtttttgtgaatttcggaactttccggtcaggggggatcgatttcaaggtcaccatcgtgaagaggaggaaatcttctttaagaatctgcaataaaaatgtgacacatcttccgacaacactcagcagaatttacgtgaaacatttaataaatacggtattctgtacgttttgggggtactatcgcatttcttagtacctgtcgcgtttttgtgaatttcggaactttccggtcaggggggatcgatttcaaggtcaccatcgtgaagaggaggaaatcttctttaagaatctgcaataaaaaagtgacacatcttccgacaacactcagcagaatttacgtgaaacatttaataaatacggtattctgtacgttttgggggtactatcgcatttcttagtacctgtcgcgtttttgtgaatttcggaactttccggtcaggggggatcgatttcaaggtcaccatcgtgaagaggaggaaatcttctttaagaatctgcaataaaaatgtgacacatcttccgacaacactcagcagaatttacgtgaaacatttaataaatacggtattctgtacgttttgggggtactatcgcatttcttagtacctgtcgcgtttttgtgaatttcggaactttccggtcaggggggatcgatttcaaggtcaccatcgtgaagaggaggaaatcttctttaagaatctgcaacaaGGCTATTTTCCTTATttccattattacgtcatgtattcaaattgttttttaattgtgacAGAGGAGTACAACATTCATATCTCTTGAAACTCGTTTTTTGTgtatactttgttgtttttttccttcATGTTGGTTTGTGTTaccatcatttttaattttaacatatgtgtctaaaatttattttttttaacttcgaTGATTGGAAGCGTTAAACTTTGTCTGCTTTCTTATAAAATGCTGTTTCattctgtttttgaaaattttggagTCGGAAACACTGTTGTTCGTTTGGATAGTATGATTCTGCTGggattctgccagaatgacAGTGGTTAAAATACCTTTACAAATATCCTACCCATAAGCATAAACACTAATAATACAGAAATCAGTGGTCACAGCTGATAGGATAGATGGACATCTCATAATAATACGAAAGAAATTTTCTAAGCACACCTGAAGAAGTAAGCTTatgtttgcgaaagctcgtggagaaaaatcaaaaataaagttaaccttcaaaGTGCCAAtctatatcttgttttttattttattataaacttGGGTTAACGCGGTTCGGTCACcttcaataataataaagtaatcttttaaaaacaagaCACAGTTATGATCAATCAACGATGTATAACATATCGTTCGTTATCGTTCTTTATCTCGTTGTTTCAGCCATAGGCTACTATAATTTATTGTAGTATATGGTTCAACGATGGTTTCTAGGTGTTAAACGATTTTTACTGAACAGCAAACTAGCTGTATTTGACACTTCATACGTGTCCTCACATCATGGGAtgatcaaaaaattttaaaattgagaaaCAATGACGTAATTTAGCGATGTTCAGCCATAGATTATACATTACACAAGATATTAGTCAGAGGCCACTTCACACTGCgagagaaaaaattttgtgagGCAACGCTTAGACAGGTATTAACAGACAACCTATTTTTAGTGTATACAAAACTGGGCTTAATGAAATGGCAACAAATGGGAACAAGTGGGGGTAAATTTGACCGATATCGGACCAAATGAAAGCGAATAAGGCCGAGTGGAATCAAATAAGACTGAATGAGATCAATTAGATACGAAATGTGGCCGATTAAGTTTCGAATGGAGTATGGCGAGTGTAATAGTGAATTATAGTAATTTAGATAAATGGCGTTTTTAACAAACGATTGTGTGTTCTCTGGCTAGGAAAAGTGTGTTATTTAAAATACGTGCGTGTTGTATTAAGTTGTTATGCATTAGCTGTCCAGCTTAACTATAACACGGATCCGTGTGGTTGAGTAACCTGCTTTTAAAGTGTTTGTAGTAGGATACACTTAGAATGTTACGAATTTAGAAGTAGGCCTATTCTTCTGAAATAGTTCTGTGACCTAAATAGTGTTGTCAAATTGTTATTGGTTAGAAATAAGTTATTCTGTGACACATCGATTGGTAGAACAGGTGGCCTTAGTTGATTGGCAATAGCAAAAAGATAAATAGAGTTGATCTTGGTTTAATCGGACTCCTGATATAAAATCTTACTTTTGGAAAATCTGGGTTTATGAAAGATCTATCTGAAAAATGTGATTGTGGAAATGACATGATATTGCTTCTGATGTAATTACGACTATATTTCGAAATATAGCCTAAGaattttgaactttatgaACGTGTGCTGaattaaagaaacaaaaagagATAGCATAAACAACGGTGTCAAAAGTAAAATAGACAAAAGGAGTTCTAAACGAACAACTAGCCTATAGCCTTTGGTTTTATGTCatccaaaaacattaatataGCCCCATATATTGCCAGAGAAGACCGGATGAGCCTGTACGGAACTGGGTTGTAAAAGTAGCTTATAATCCATAACTGGGTTTACTAAGCTAACTCCAATCAAAGTTTGCTTTTCAAGCTTACCGGGGTCACCAAAATATATCGCGAAACAAATGACattatatgatatatatatgttgttgAGTTGTTCCTGATCCACAACTGCGGCTAAGTTGATATTATTTCATTAGCAAATAATATGTGTTGAGGCATAGGCATACTTGACGCGGAGAGACGTCTCAAAAAAGCGTATGTGTGCCTCCTTTTCTAAAAGATGACTAACTCGAAATGCAAACtgtgaaataaagaaaaaacacgCAATGACTTTTCCACATTTCAATATGCCGTCCTGCCGCTACCTAGCGGACAGGGTGGCTAGAACTATTTCACTGTTTGTAAGTAAGTAAAGCAGTAGATAGGCGATTGGGTTAGGCCAGGGAATGACTATGCGAAAAGTTGagtttagctatttaaggttttgttTGAGGTAGAtgtagattagaaggtagatttaggttaggctTAGCGCTTAGGTTGCTATGTTACAAAATATAAGTTTGGTTAACAAGGAACTGAAAATTAGCTTCAAAATGCACGATTTTTTTCGTGTGAAATATCCTAGTGATAGGCCTAGCCCTTACTTTATAGAATCATGGGGTCTATTAGATTCATGGAGTCTATAGTagacaagtgcacaaccacaagatTCAGTTGTGCATTTCTGCGTTAGACCTGAAAATTGACGGCGcagaagttctgtccaagtcattaagtgcaaagtAACTCACCTTAAGTCCAGCACTGAAGCTCAACAGTATGGAGTACGCCTATGTCAAACCCTGCAGTCTGGGTATGCAAATGCACAAACATCACAGGATACCTTTGTATAGTATAcaccagctactcaaattgtgactacatctggttgtgcacttgtatactagacctcaGTTTTTTCCCCCAtatattcaataaaattttatttttgtataataCAAACAGTACATAAATACAATGCCAAATCATCACAACACAACCTGTTTATGCCCCGAACCAAGTAAAAAAGAGCTTAATATTTAGAGCTTAGAGGTGCCaatttttggaataaattatgaaataagttgaaaaaaattaaattatacaaaaGCTTCTCTCAACAATAGAAATCTGAATTGCTGCAGGGGAAGCGTTTTTGAGTTGGATGTAtataaatttgtaaatgtttttgtaaaatttagtttacagtatgtatttatttgatttattcttgtaacatttattttattttttttgtacatAAGGACGGCCttacttttctttttaatttactatAGCATCTGCTGCAGCAGACTTTAATCACCGTAAGGTCTTTCGCTGTCCCACGCCaacaacttttaatttttgttaagcTCTGTTATtctataaaaacatttaagcaaaaatcattagtttttgtttgtacaaTTCAATCATATATATGCaaatacaataacaaagtCTAAAGACATATTCggacaaaaataaaacctatGAGCATTCACGAATAGAAACAAAAAGTAATCTCATAATGCATTTTCATAGCACAAAATCCTGTTTATGGTGATCGCTTTCAGCAAATCGGTTATTAATGTCATCTCTTCAGATAATGATATATTTCTGTGTTGATGAAGCAGGGCTAAACCACTTAGCCTCTCTTTGCCTGTGTATGTATGTCGTTGCTCAACCTTGTTTTTGATGCACTGAATAGGGCAATATTATATCATTTCAAAATATCCATGTTCTCTCATATTAACCACATTTTTTTCTGGCATCAATGTCAGAAATACctttaagttaacaataacCAATATCAGTTTTCCTCATGAAAACATCTGAGTTGCTGGTGTTAGTAGTTACATAACTTGAACCTTTAGCAGCTGCTCAattttcacaaactttttcTAGTGAGTTAATTCGATTTTAATTCTTCTAGAACTACAAGTGTATTATCAGTATGATACATCggcattttcaaatttcataaACGGTTCTTATGTTGCTTTCGCTTTATTTTGGATCTGTAGCTATGTATTAATTTATCTGTATTCCTGGATTTAAAGCTTTGTCGAAATCACAATGCGTTTACAATGTGTTTAAATTGCGACCAGAAGAAGTAACCAGTTGCCGGGTAACACTGTTATGGAACCGTTCTCAAATTATGTTACGCAGTGTACTGGGATACATACATGGCTTTGGAGCAGGcgtaaatgttaaattgctccagctccggagctctctttatcataaattagctccagctccggagctcattgataccactgctccggctccattacgTCAAAACTGTGCAGCTATGAACATGTGACTTCTCTGGTGTCAAATCCCGAGCAACGTGGTTAGTTAGAAAAGGTGGAGCCAAAGAGGCAacatttcttaattttgtgaagggttgctgttaaattatgtgaattcaGTCAATAGTAGTAGGCTGGTAGCATagcatcttatgaaatacatcggagccggagctatttttcaaacaactggctccTGCTCCATTGAAAATGCACAGTTCCGGGGCTCCAGGCtccggctccaaagccctggaTACATCTATTCGCTACGATATTGTAACAAAGTGAAAGGAGACTAAACTCATGCGTTGAACAGTGAAATTTAGATTTTATATGACATATGTTACATCGACTGCAATATAACGATTTGTCCTAGTAAGATTCAGAAAGGATTTTATATGAACTAGCATCATATTAGGAGGTTGTGTGTGGGTGGCGATCGCTCCCTGCTGGTTCCACCCCTGTCACGTCCCCTTTAAGAATTTTTGAAGACTGTATTTTTGGGTAGTAATCAACTAGTTTGGtttattcaaaatttggaGCTAAACACAGTAGGGCTTACAGGCTTCCACTACATACACTCATCAGTTGTGATATTAGCATACACAAGCTTACACTTTGATTTGTTATCCTGTTCCTCAAATTAAATGAGCGCAGTAAATAAAAACGAATTAGCTATGTCTATTAAATGGTTGTCATGTTTTTCCACTTATTGTATAATATTTAATTGTGTTGCACTTAAATAGATTTTAGCTGCCTGTAAATGACATGtaattcaaaaattatttttgtggcCGCTCTACCTTTATCGGTTTGAAAATTCTTTGGctaaaagttataaattttcaaacaggCCAGCAGCCTAAACTATTGCATGTTTGTACTCCtgcagtaaattttttttgtgctAGAAACTTTTAATACAAAATGGTTAACAAAACCGCTGCGAAGCAATTAATCGAAGAAAAGATATCATCCAATAAAGTCATGGTTTTCTCAAAAAGTTGGTGTCCATACTGCAAAAGAGCAAAGGATGTTCTTGCTGGTCAGTTGGTAATGCGTAATGTACTAtagtaaattttctttttatgtcAGTGACAAATAATAGAATCATGCTCTCATGGAAATGAAGTAACGTAATTGACAAATGTGTAATTGTGGATTATATTTTAGGTCTATATGCACAATATGCAACAATGGAGCTTGATCAGCGAGATGATGAAGATACTATGCAAGATGTTCTACTTGAAATGACTGGAGGCCGAAGTGTTCCAAGAGTTTTCATCAATGGAAAGTTTGTTGGAGGCTGTGATGAAACTTTAAAGCTTCATGCTAAAGGAATGCTAATTAAACTGATCCAGGCTTAAGTTAGATCAAaagagttttttttttgtataccagttttatttcaaaccaaGTAGACCATGTAGTTTCCTCCAACATATTTATTTAGCAATAGTCATATTGGATTTAAATATTGTAGTAGAATTTAAGTTAAGAAAATCTTCAATCTCTGAGAAAGGACCGGTGTAAGATCCGAAACATGTTAGtggttaataaaatattaggtTCTCTGCACTTGTCATTCTTGCAACAGTTTGGTATGTACTAGAGCAATTTTAACTCTCTTCAAGttaaacaaaggaaataaaaCTTAATATCTGCATCTTGCATACATGTATGACATGACAGGACATACAAGAAGTCCCTTGCAGTGCATTTGATCTCAATACTTCATGTATTATTTGTGTTGTTATGCAATTTTGGTCAGTATAGTGTAGTTACTGATTTAGCCTGCACTTTAATTCATTTCTAGTAATTGTTTGCCAGAGTCGTAAATACTCGACTCAAGTCTCTTTTTTCAAACAAGTGACTTGACTCGTGTCAATATTTGAAATCAATCGACTTGACTGGAGTCAGTTCTTTCGTTTTAACATTAAGGTAAAACGAAAGAACTGACCAAAAACTGTTTCATTGGTCGAAACACATCACAGTGTAATTCGAAATGAATTTAATTTGTCTACGAACATGTATACGATGCAGTCAAATGgagcaaatttttaataaacctAAACCTTTCTGGCTgacagaaaacatatttttgtgttcTCTCTAGCTTTATTTGGAGTATAAATTGACTTGAGTCTTAAAaggacttgacttgagtcttaAAAGGTTGACTTGACTTGCAACTCAAGTTTGGTGACTTGGTTCCGATTCTGTTATTTTCTGAAGTAAATTTAACTTAGGATGATTTCTCAGTGCgcagttatatttttttattattatatccAAGTGTAGGATAAGCTGTGTAATGAATTTCCACAGCGCaatttgaatattttcttCATATCTAAATCATAAAGTAATAAACTTGCTTTGGAAATGATTTCGTGTGTAGATTAAAcagaattgaaatcatttgtttttattatgagTGACTTTGTCTAAACAATGTAATGAAGTCTTTTGGTTTAATATCGATATGGTTGTAAGTAAATGCGAAAATGAGCACATGCAAGTTTTGTGAATGCTGTTTGTTGAAGGGTGAAGGCTTTCTTCAATGTGGCGGAACCATTTTCAAAGTGCTGGCATATTTAGGATTGCGTCGAATTGGGCAAGTGCatgaatttttaatgtttaatctaaatttttttgcctcaaccccccccccccccccgcCCACTCTGTCAAAATGCAAGAGTgcaacattttgcatttataCGCCTCAAAAGCCGCTTTTCGTACACCGTATAACCCGCTTAGTGTATTCTTTCCTACGATCAGCCAAGTTTTTGATAAATcgaatttgttttgtgtaaGGCCCGTATCCATACTTTATATCGTAAGtagttttgtaaagttttccccttgaaatttatttatggGCTACCGCTCGATTAAACGGTGAAATCACCTTAACGACAATGCTCGATTTATTTGGTTGGAACTTTGAAGTATAGATTGTGGAACTCTATCTCTCAATGCTTGACAACTAGAACGACAAGCAGCCGGCCGTGCCTGAACTCATTTTGTTCTTGACCATGGCCTTCGTTTCATAATAATACACCTGCAGTTTTTTTTAACAccaaacattgcaaaagttataactgAAAAGGAGTCGCAAATATGACGAACGAAGAAAAAACATAAATGGCTATGGCCAAAAATTGAATGTGTGAGAAAGCAAGGCCCTCCCATATACGCCAGTGGATGGGCAATAGCGCTCATTCTATTTTCActcatatatttttaaaaatggtcTGGTCAGGCCCTCCCAGCGAAAAAGAAGACGCCGTAAGCCACCCGGCCCACCCTGTTCCGCCATCTACGAGTCTGAAGCAGTAACGTTTTCgtgccaaattttttttgggcattgtgacgtaaaacgCCGCATGACTCAGCGCAAGTTTTCTGATCGAAAATCTTGTATTCCCTTCGAGTTTGTTCtcattgttttcttgtttgtaagttAAGTTGGCAACCTTGTAAGTTTTCTCCGAACCAAAGGGTAATATTCCAGGTTTAAGTGTTGGAGGGGAAACATACGCTAAGTTATGCCAAACTTCTACATCACGATGGCTGGAACAAATTTGGGATGACATCTGTGCGAGATATTTCATTGGGGAGGTTACCGCGGGACTGATCGACAACGTAGACGAGTTAGCGCTAGCCTATTATATATTAGGCTGGTGGTTGACTAAAACATATGGAAggttttgctgctttttaaACTTATGTTTTGTTGGTTTAACTAACTGTGGTTTTAATCGCCGTGCGAGTTGTTGCTagcaattattaccttaattattttcGAACATACATTTAGCCTTATAATTGGTCTTGTCACTTTTCTCCAGGTGGTTAACGCATGCTATTAACACcttgcttgatttttcgtccccgacgcgattttgacaaaaaagagAATGACTGATTGAATCAATATTGAACTAAGCTTTTACTGTGACATAATAATAGAAAGGCATTACGTAACCGACAGCCGAATGTTTGTAACCTCGTAGGAGAATTATTTTAGTTAGGCATATCCATTTGTACCCAAGGTGTCGGTCTTATGTTGGTCATAATTTGCAGTAGATAATGCGCGACTATAATTTGTGCGTTAAAATATATAACGCCCCGCGAAAAACTAATATATTGGCCTACACGcaaggttttagttaaattaattcGCTACAAGTTATATAAACAACGATGTAAAGTGTCTGTTAGTGGATACTCGCTTTGCCAAATGTAGTTTCCTGTTTCCTTTTCTGCCTTAGTTATGGTATATGATCGACAAGCATATTGCCCAAGCAGAGCAAAATACAGTAGGGCGTAACCGAGTAAgctatatgtttattttgtttgcagaCAATATCGTGTTAGTAAAATATTACACCTATTTTATTAGTCAGTCAGGATGATACGCATAGCAAAAGGAAAACATTGACACAATGAAAAGATTGGAATATGCTTGTCATCGTGATATTAATATTGCACATGGATATTTAAGGCTGGTGAAATGTAATCAGCAACGCCAAACTTTACAGTTACTGTAACCTGTGGCATAGCGAGAGTTGGCGTTCCCCAGTGCGCCAAATTTTTAAGAGCCCCAATTTATTGACCACAAAGCGAAAGTTAGTTTAAATGcttcagcaaaacaaaatatgtgTTGTGTAGTCATTCATAGAAATAGAATACTTTAACATttacatgtatttttaccTAAGGTTTTGAGCTAATATGAAAGACAGAATAGAGTGCTTTTTCTCCAAATGAACGTGAAGTAAGCTACCCTGACCCTTCATCGCGGTTAGGATGTCGGCTGCAGCACCGTAATCAACGAAAAATTGATCTGACatgatttgaaaataaaatggttgtaGTTTTGCGTACCGTATTTTCTCGAATAGAAACcgcggctactattttttatttttgaacgttttgtgcggcttctattcgagggcggcttctattcgaaggcggcttctatttttattacatgaagtaCCGGTAGTATTGATTaggtgacaataaaattctgcgctctcttttgacaaaaaggttttattctattactaTCCGATCACTACTGTAATGTGACAACTGCTGTTTTTCGCATGTGCAAGCTCTCAATGACAGCCTTTATTTTACACCGAAGCGATTTCAGCATTGTCTTCTGCTGCTTCTATgcgagggcggcttctattcgagggcggctactattgtttacttttaatcAAACCGTGCGGTttctattcgagggcggcttctattcaagggcggtttctattcaagaaaatacggtaattGGCGAATGCTAAGTTATGATCGCTTCATTGAAGGCAAAGAATGAAGATAAACCGGTCCATTGGGCTATGAATCTAATTTTTTGGGTCATAGACGTTTTTACGTCTTCATTCTGTTCCGTTCATGGCATATTCTTGTTTGCGACTACACTGCTTATCGGCTATAACCAATAGGAAAATCTTTTAGGCTGTTTATACAGCGTTTCAAAACCGTTG
Proteins encoded in this window:
- the LOC143446518 gene encoding uncharacterized protein LOC143446518 translates to MVTLKSIPPDRKVPKFTKTRQILKEDFLLFTMVTLKSIPPDRKVPKFTKTRQILKEDFLLFTMVTLKSIPPDRKVPKFTKTRQILKEDFLLFTMVTLKSIPPDRKVPKFTKTRQILKEDFLLFTMVTLKSIPPDRKVPKFTKTRQILKEDFLLFTMVTLKSIPPDRKVPKFTKTRQILKEDFLLFTMVTLKSIPPDRKVPKFTKTNDHLNRHSNHK
- the LOC143445912 gene encoding uncharacterized protein LOC143445912 is translated as MVNKTAAKQLIEEKISSNKVMVFSKSWCPYCKRAKDVLAGLYAQYATMELDQRDDEDTMQDVLLEMTGGRSVPRVFINGKFVGGCDETLKLHAKGMLIKLIQA